A genomic window from Bdellovibrio sp. SKB1291214 includes:
- a CDS encoding FAD-binding oxidoreductase has product MSSAALLELDSFLKKDQIKTDEESLKYWGKDWTTYFDIKASAIVFPHTTEEVAALVKWARKNKIALVPSGGRTGLSGAAVATQGEVVVSFDQMNKIKDFSAVDQTVVIQAGVVTETLQEFAHSNNLFYPVDFAATGSSQMGGNISTNAGGIKVVRYGLTRDWVAGLKVVTGTGEILELNNGLVKNATGYDLRHLFIGAEGTLGFITEATIRLAPAPPPMKVLVMAVSGLEAVMKIFGKFKTQTSLVAFEMFSDKALAKVLENTGLPAPLETSASFYVLAEVEIRSENDEEKALEVFGHCAEDGWVIDGVISQSDTQATTFWRYREDISESLAKYSPYKNDISVAISKVPPFMADLEKVLASAYPDWEVVWFGHIGDGNLHINILRPQGMSKEEFVQECRKVDVMVFDAVKKYQGSISAEHGVGLTKKSFLNYTRSSAEIELMKGIKKVFDPDNIMNPGKVI; this is encoded by the coding sequence ATGTCATCAGCAGCCCTCCTCGAACTTGATAGCTTTCTAAAAAAAGACCAAATCAAAACCGACGAGGAAAGTTTAAAATACTGGGGCAAGGATTGGACGACCTATTTCGATATCAAGGCATCCGCCATCGTTTTTCCTCACACAACTGAAGAAGTTGCTGCCCTTGTTAAATGGGCACGCAAAAATAAAATCGCATTGGTACCATCAGGGGGTCGCACAGGCTTATCGGGCGCAGCGGTCGCAACCCAAGGTGAAGTTGTTGTTTCTTTTGATCAAATGAACAAGATCAAAGATTTTAGTGCTGTTGATCAAACAGTGGTGATTCAAGCAGGGGTTGTCACGGAAACTCTGCAAGAGTTTGCTCACTCCAATAATTTATTTTATCCAGTGGATTTCGCGGCGACGGGTTCATCACAAATGGGTGGAAATATTTCGACCAACGCAGGCGGTATTAAAGTGGTTCGCTATGGTCTGACACGTGACTGGGTGGCTGGTCTGAAAGTTGTGACTGGAACTGGCGAAATTTTAGAACTGAATAATGGCCTGGTAAAAAATGCGACTGGTTATGACCTTCGTCATTTGTTCATCGGTGCTGAAGGAACATTGGGTTTTATCACCGAGGCGACGATTCGTTTGGCGCCGGCGCCGCCACCCATGAAAGTTTTGGTGATGGCAGTCAGCGGCCTTGAAGCCGTGATGAAAATATTTGGCAAATTTAAAACTCAAACGTCTTTGGTGGCGTTTGAAATGTTCTCGGACAAAGCTTTGGCTAAAGTTCTAGAAAACACGGGATTGCCGGCACCCCTTGAAACCTCCGCCTCATTTTATGTTTTGGCGGAAGTGGAAATCCGATCTGAAAACGACGAGGAAAAAGCTTTAGAAGTTTTCGGCCATTGTGCTGAAGACGGCTGGGTTATTGATGGCGTGATCTCTCAATCAGATACACAGGCGACGACGTTTTGGAGATATCGCGAAGACATCTCTGAATCATTGGCAAAATATTCTCCGTACAAAAATGACATCTCCGTGGCGATCTCTAAAGTTCCACCGTTCATGGCAGACCTAGAAAAAGTTTTAGCCAGTGCTTACCCTGATTGGGAAGTTGTGTGGTTCGGTCATATCGGCGATGGGAACTTGCACATAAATATCTTGCGTCCGCAAGGAATGAGCAAAGAAGAATTCGTTCAAGAATGTCGCAAAGTCGATGTGATGGTTTTTGATGCGGTTAAAAAGTATCAGGGTTCCATCAGTGCCGAGCACGGGGTCGGTTTGACCAAGAAGTCTTTCCTAAACTACACACGCTCTAGCGCTGAAATTGAACTGATGAAGGGGATCAAAAAAGTATTCGATCCCGATAACATCATGAATCCTGGAAAAGTCATTTAA
- a CDS encoding DUF2892 domain-containing protein codes for MRCNVALWDRILRFLMGVGLTAYAIAGGPFWTYIGIYGLFTAAWGLCPIYAFFRIRTLKDFYRPVHDQE; via the coding sequence ATGAGATGCAATGTTGCCCTTTGGGACCGCATCTTAAGGTTTTTGATGGGCGTAGGCTTGACGGCCTACGCTATCGCCGGTGGTCCGTTCTGGACTTACATCGGTATTTACGGTTTGTTCACTGCGGCTTGGGGCTTGTGTCCTATCTACGCATTCTTTAGAATAAGAACTCTGAAAGATTTTTACCGACCCGTTCACGACCAGGAATAG
- the grxD gene encoding Grx4 family monothiol glutaredoxin yields the protein MSPTLQKIDGIVKGNKVVLFMKGTQQFPMCGFSARACAILQDLGVQFHDVNVLEDEEIRAGIKEYGNWPTIPQLYVNHQLVGGSDIMMEMYQSGELQELVK from the coding sequence ATGTCTCCAACTCTACAAAAAATCGACGGTATCGTTAAAGGTAACAAAGTAGTGCTTTTCATGAAAGGCACTCAACAATTTCCAATGTGCGGTTTCTCTGCACGTGCTTGCGCGATCCTTCAAGATCTTGGTGTTCAATTTCACGATGTAAACGTTCTTGAGGACGAAGAAATTCGTGCGGGCATTAAAGAATACGGCAACTGGCCGACAATTCCTCAATTGTATGTAAATCACCAACTTGTTGGCGGTTCTGACATCATGATGGAAATGTACCAATCTGGTGAATTGCAAGAGCTAGTAAAGTAA
- a CDS encoding BolA/IbaG family iron-sulfur metabolism protein: protein MTQEQMQKRLEENYPQCKIEVFDLTGTQDHWEVYVESSKFAGLTRIQQHQQVMACFGPELKTGEVHALSIKTKIV from the coding sequence ATGACTCAAGAACAAATGCAAAAACGTCTCGAAGAAAATTACCCTCAGTGTAAGATTGAAGTGTTCGATTTAACTGGCACTCAAGATCACTGGGAAGTTTACGTGGAAAGCTCGAAATTCGCGGGCCTCACACGTATTCAACAACACCAACAAGTGATGGCTTGCTTTGGACCAGAATTGAAAACTGGTGAAGTGCACGCACTCTCCATCAAAACAAAAATCGTTTAA